The DNA segment AGATAATTACCGGGTTGCCAAGCCAACTACATAATAAAGAAATATCTGACTCAGGAATCCTATGCCAGTGCATTATGCAGATCTAGAATTTGCGGGTAGACCTGAGCGCTGTCCTTGTGCGCGTAGCTGACAAAAATGTACGGTCTTTGCCCCGGTAGGCTTCAAAAGGAATTCTTGTTTTTTTGCTCATTTTGGTTGTTATTTTGATAGCGTTTTCACTAGCTCAAAAAAAACTACCTGTTAAGCGAACCAAATCCACCAAAAAGTGTTAATTGTTTGAAAGGAATGTATTTTAGTAGGGAAAAATTACGAAAAAGTCAAATATTTTATTTTTGCTTTAGGAAAAATGGTTTTTCATATTAAGAATTTAAATTTGAAGGAACTTTTACCTCCATAATATTAAGATAGGTTTTTCATACTTTTTCTCTCGGATATTGTTTAGGAATAAAACACAGGTGGGCTTCAAATGGACACTGTAGACCTAGAAAATATTTAACTGAAAGGGACGAAACGGCCGGGTTCAGTTTGCAAAATTATCACCGATCTTTTTTTAAAATCCCCAAATTAGTAGTCAGTAAAATTGAATATAAAGCTAGTTGCTTCTAAACAATCGGCAGATCCAGATCAAACGCTCGCTCCAAAAACCACATCAAACCGAAGACCATGATAACTGAGGAAAGCCCGTAAACTATTTGCTTTTGCCACTTGGTTTTAGTGATAAGATAGATGATAGGAAACGTCACAGCAACGATGATAATCTGGCCGACTTCAACACCGAGGTTAAAAGAAAGAAGGGAAACGGCAAGACCTGCAGTCGGCAGCCCCAGTTCATGAAGCACACCCGCGAATCCAAACCCGTGCATGAGACCAAATATGAAGGTAATCAACCAGCGTTCGTCGGTTTTTTTGATAAAGAAATTTTCCAGAGCGATATAAACGATACTTAATGCAATGACCGATTCAACAAGCCGCGATGGAATGGCAACGACTTGCAGCGCGGCGAGAATCAAGGTGATGCTGTGAGCAACAGTGAAAGAACTTACGATTTTTACCAGGTTTAGAAAACTGCCGCCGATAAGAATTAATCCCAGCAAAAAGAAAATATGATCATAACCAATCACGATATGTTCAAAGCCAAGCTTAAAAAACTGAAATCCATGCTCAAAAAAAGACACTCCCTTTCCTGAAAATGAAAACTCCTGCATGCGGTTATCGATGGTCAGTATGCTTTGTTGAACTTCATCTTGATGAACAATTTTTACCAGGTTTTTGTGCCGGGGTCCAAAATCATCAAATATATTTAACTGCAATGTCAATTTCCAGGGCTGGCGCTCAAGAGT comes from the candidate division KSB1 bacterium genome and includes:
- a CDS encoding HupE/UreJ family protein yields the protein MKQTFILCAVLLLCHSLGAHEIYTSYSSIDVKETHLTYTLTLDETELKNIFDLDINRDGTVTESELNTNLEEIYTHFEKKLTIIIAGEPVALAREKGHVSGDNLGNVFVNLVFKQTLERQPWKLTLQLNIFDDFGPRHKNLVKIVHQDEVQQSILTIDNRMQEFSFSGKGVSFFEHGFQFFKLGFEHIVIGYDHIFFLLGLILIGGSFLNLVKIVSSFTVAHSITLILAALQVVAIPSRLVESVIALSIVYIALENFFIKKTDERWLITFIFGLMHGFGFAGVLHELGLPTAGLAVSLLSFNLGVEVGQIIIVAVTFPIIYLITKTKWQKQIVYGLSSVIMVFGLMWFLERAFDLDLPIV